The Cellulomonas wangleii genome includes a region encoding these proteins:
- a CDS encoding aldo/keto reductase has product MPALQPYRAADDRYATMPYRRTGRSGLDLPALSLGLWHNFGDLTPFGTQRDVLRRAFDLGITHLDLANNYGPRPGAAEENLGRHLAADLRPYRDELVISTKAGYDMWSGPYQDGGSRKYLLSSLDASLRRTGLEYVDVFYHHRPDPSTPLEETMGALAQAVRSGKALYVGVSNYTPAQTREAHAVLAGMGVPLLIHQPSYSMFNRHVENVAEGQTESLLDVVGDLGVGTIVFSPLAQGLLTDKYLGGAAPAGSRAAGASPFLSERALSETYLARARALNEIAAGRGQTLAQLALSWVLRDDRITSALVGASSVAQLEDNVAALSAPPLTDDELAAIDEHAVDGTGR; this is encoded by the coding sequence ATGCCCGCCCTGCAGCCGTACCGCGCCGCCGACGACCGGTACGCGACCATGCCCTACCGCCGCACCGGGCGCTCGGGCCTCGACCTGCCCGCGCTGTCCCTGGGGCTGTGGCACAACTTCGGTGACCTGACGCCGTTCGGCACGCAGCGTGACGTCCTGCGCCGCGCGTTCGACCTGGGCATCACGCACCTCGACCTCGCGAACAACTACGGCCCGCGGCCGGGTGCGGCCGAGGAGAACCTCGGCCGGCACCTGGCGGCGGACCTGCGGCCGTACCGCGACGAGCTCGTCATCTCGACCAAGGCGGGCTACGACATGTGGTCCGGCCCGTACCAGGACGGCGGGTCGCGCAAGTACCTGCTGTCCTCGCTCGACGCGTCGCTGCGGCGTACGGGCCTGGAGTACGTCGACGTCTTCTACCACCACCGCCCGGACCCCTCGACGCCGCTCGAGGAGACGATGGGTGCGCTGGCGCAGGCCGTGCGCAGCGGCAAGGCGCTGTACGTGGGGGTCTCCAACTACACGCCGGCCCAGACCCGCGAGGCGCACGCGGTGCTCGCCGGCATGGGCGTGCCGCTGCTCATCCACCAGCCGAGCTACTCGATGTTCAACCGGCACGTCGAGAACGTCGCCGAGGGGCAGACCGAGTCGCTGCTCGACGTCGTGGGCGACCTGGGGGTGGGGACGATCGTGTTCTCGCCGCTGGCGCAGGGGCTGCTGACCGACAAGTACCTGGGCGGTGCCGCCCCGGCGGGGTCCCGCGCGGCCGGTGCCAGCCCCTTCCTCTCCGAGCGCGCGCTCTCGGAGACGTACCTGGCGCGCGCGCGTGCGCTGAACGAGATCGCGGCGGGACGCGGCCAGACCCTCGCGCAGCTCGCGCTCTCCTGGGTGCTGCGCGACGACCGCATCACCTCGGCGCTCGTCGGCGCGAGCTCGGTGGCCCAGCTCGAGGACAACGTGGCCGCGCTGTCGGCGCCGCCGCTGACGGACGACGAGCTGGCCGCGATCGACGAGCACGCCGTCGACGGGACGGGCCGCTGA
- a CDS encoding carbohydrate ABC transporter permease, with protein sequence MTAENVTHLDERLSQSTVRAVKDTRAYTAFRIINGTLLVIIAGVTLYPFINLIAQAFSSESYINAGQVNLWPKGFNFTTFQLVMGDAMFWRNYQNTVYYTVVATLVAMVLTTTFAYAISKYHLKGRKVFIGIAVFTMFFNGGLIPNYVLVNELGLRNTVWAIALPNAISVFNLLVMKSFFENFSTELEEAAEIDGLSTYGKLWRIVLPLSKAVIATMILFYAVSFWNSWFAAFLYMDHRDLYPVTVYLRNLIAGATSVDGAAGSAEATQIAANVKAVTMLLTVLPIVCLYPFVQRYFVSGVMLGSVKQ encoded by the coding sequence GTGACCGCCGAGAACGTCACGCACCTCGACGAGCGGCTGTCGCAGTCGACAGTCCGCGCCGTCAAGGACACCCGCGCCTACACGGCGTTCCGCATCATCAACGGCACGCTGCTGGTGATCATCGCCGGGGTCACGCTGTACCCGTTCATCAACCTCATCGCGCAGGCGTTCAGCTCCGAGTCGTACATCAACGCCGGCCAGGTCAACCTGTGGCCCAAGGGCTTCAACTTCACGACCTTCCAGCTCGTCATGGGCGACGCGATGTTCTGGCGCAACTACCAGAACACCGTGTACTACACGGTGGTCGCCACGCTCGTGGCGATGGTGCTGACGACGACGTTCGCGTACGCGATCTCGAAGTACCACCTCAAGGGCCGCAAGGTGTTCATCGGCATCGCCGTGTTCACCATGTTCTTCAATGGCGGCCTGATCCCCAACTACGTCCTGGTGAACGAGCTGGGACTGCGCAACACCGTGTGGGCGATCGCGCTGCCGAACGCCATCAGCGTGTTCAACCTGCTCGTGATGAAGTCGTTCTTCGAGAACTTCTCGACCGAGCTGGAGGAAGCCGCCGAGATCGACGGCCTGAGCACCTACGGCAAGCTCTGGCGGATCGTGCTGCCGCTGAGCAAGGCGGTCATCGCCACGATGATCCTGTTCTACGCGGTCTCCTTCTGGAACTCGTGGTTCGCCGCGTTCCTCTACATGGACCACCGCGACCTCTACCCGGTGACGGTCTACCTGCGCAACCTCATCGCCGGTGCGACGAGCGTCGACGGTGCCGCCGGATCGGCCGAGGCCACGCAGATCGCGGCCAACGTCAAGGCGGTGACGATGCTGCTCACCGTCCTGCCGATCGTGTGCCTCTACCCGTTCGTGCAGAGGTACTTCGTGTCGGGCGTGATGCTCGGCTCCGTCAAGCAGTGA
- a CDS encoding alpha-glucuronidase, whose amino-acid sequence MSATDTPQVHPAWLPDAAFAPLGSRRVLVAVGPGAGPVGATVVDEVRRATAAHGGSVTVLAPGEALPDAASVRSHDLVLVVASRAAERDSGAARQVPPPGRAPQPPHPNDALVAVATDGALVAADGAPGLSPDMFVRVRAGGTTVVVAGAATGLLYGLHDVVRLGEDAFGDDAPPVRDLPVAPVRMLDHWDNIDVHPVMGQVERGYAGGSIFYADGRVREDLSRVADYARLLGSIGINAVAINNVNVHRTEARLLTDGLADVARVADLFRPHGVRTYLSVSFASPVVLGGLPTSDPADPDVQAWWAAAADRVYATIPDFGGFVVKADSEGQPGPFAYGRDHADGANLLARALRPHGGTVFWRAFVYNHEQDWRDRRTDRARAAYDHFAPLDGRFDDNVVLQVKYGPIDFQTREPISPVLAAMPRTRLAVELQVTQEYTGHQKHVCYLGPLWSQVLTFPLAEDATRDVAALVSGLPGRRDTPSGELPAGGVTAVSNVGDDEFWTGHPLAQANLYAYGRLAWDPEADPVALLDEWIGLTFPGADPRVRDTLHTLMDGSWLTYEAYTAPLGVGFMVDPGRMHYGPNVDGYEYSKWGTYHFADRDGIGVDRTVATGTGYAGQYPSPWRETYEDLATCPDELLLFFHHVPYSHVLHSGTTVIQHVYDSRADAVDVVESWVPAWDALRGLVDDRLHARVAERLTEQVRSATEWRDQVRSYFFRKSGVPDASGRPIY is encoded by the coding sequence GTGAGCGCCACCGACACGCCCCAGGTCCACCCCGCGTGGCTGCCCGACGCCGCGTTCGCACCGCTCGGCTCCCGGCGCGTGCTCGTGGCCGTCGGCCCGGGCGCCGGGCCGGTCGGCGCGACCGTCGTCGACGAGGTCCGGCGGGCCACCGCCGCGCACGGCGGGTCGGTCACGGTCCTCGCACCCGGCGAGGCGCTGCCCGATGCCGCGTCCGTCCGGTCGCACGACCTCGTGCTGGTCGTGGCGTCGCGTGCCGCCGAGCGCGACAGCGGGGCGGCCCGACAGGTCCCGCCCCCGGGTCGCGCCCCGCAGCCGCCGCACCCGAACGACGCGCTGGTGGCCGTGGCCACCGACGGCGCGCTCGTCGCCGCCGACGGGGCGCCGGGCCTCAGCCCTGACATGTTCGTCCGGGTCCGCGCAGGCGGCACCACCGTGGTCGTCGCCGGCGCCGCGACGGGCCTGCTCTACGGCCTGCACGACGTGGTACGGCTGGGCGAGGACGCGTTCGGTGACGACGCCCCGCCGGTGCGCGACCTGCCCGTCGCCCCGGTCCGCATGCTCGACCACTGGGACAACATCGACGTCCACCCCGTCATGGGGCAGGTCGAGCGCGGGTACGCGGGCGGCTCGATCTTCTACGCGGACGGCCGCGTGCGCGAGGACCTGTCCCGCGTCGCCGACTACGCGCGGCTGCTCGGGTCGATCGGGATCAACGCGGTGGCGATCAACAACGTCAACGTCCACCGCACCGAGGCGCGGCTGCTCACCGACGGGCTGGCCGACGTCGCGCGCGTCGCCGACCTCTTCCGCCCCCACGGGGTGCGGACGTACCTGTCGGTGTCGTTCGCGTCGCCCGTGGTGCTCGGTGGCCTGCCGACGTCGGACCCCGCCGACCCGGACGTCCAGGCGTGGTGGGCTGCCGCGGCGGACCGCGTCTACGCGACGATCCCCGACTTCGGCGGGTTCGTCGTCAAGGCGGACTCCGAGGGGCAGCCCGGGCCGTTCGCGTACGGCCGCGACCACGCCGACGGGGCGAACCTGCTGGCCCGCGCGCTGCGCCCGCACGGCGGGACGGTGTTCTGGCGCGCGTTCGTCTACAACCACGAGCAGGACTGGCGCGACCGGCGCACCGACCGCGCGCGGGCCGCGTACGACCACTTCGCACCCCTGGACGGCCGGTTCGACGACAACGTCGTGCTGCAGGTCAAGTACGGGCCGATCGACTTCCAGACCCGGGAGCCGATCTCGCCCGTGCTGGCCGCCATGCCCCGCACGCGCCTGGCCGTCGAGCTGCAGGTCACGCAGGAGTACACGGGCCACCAGAAGCACGTGTGCTACCTGGGGCCGCTGTGGTCGCAGGTGCTGACGTTCCCGCTGGCCGAGGACGCGACGCGGGACGTCGCGGCGCTCGTCTCGGGGCTGCCGGGGCGGCGGGACACGCCGTCCGGGGAGCTGCCGGCCGGTGGCGTCACCGCCGTGTCCAACGTCGGGGACGACGAGTTCTGGACCGGCCACCCGCTGGCGCAGGCCAACCTGTACGCGTACGGGCGGCTCGCGTGGGACCCGGAGGCGGACCCGGTCGCGCTGCTCGACGAGTGGATCGGCCTGACGTTCCCCGGCGCCGACCCGCGCGTGCGCGACACGCTGCACACGCTCATGGACGGCTCGTGGCTGACGTACGAGGCGTACACGGCCCCGCTGGGCGTGGGCTTCATGGTGGACCCGGGGCGCATGCACTACGGGCCCAACGTCGACGGGTACGAGTACTCGAAGTGGGGCACGTACCACTTCGCGGACCGCGACGGCATCGGCGTCGACCGGACCGTCGCGACCGGGACCGGCTACGCCGGGCAGTACCCGTCGCCGTGGCGTGAGACGTACGAGGACCTGGCCACCTGCCCGGACGAGCTGCTGCTGTTCTTCCACCACGTGCCGTACTCGCACGTGCTGCACAGCGGCACCACCGTGATCCAGCACGTCTACGACTCGCGCGCCGACGCCGTCGACGTCGTCGAGTCGTGGGTGCCCGCGTGGGACGCGCTGCGCGGCCTCGTCGACGACCGTCTGCACGCGCGGGTCGCCGAGCGGCTGACCGAGCAGGTCCGGTCCGCCACCGAGTGGCGCGACCAGGTGCGCTCCTACTTCTTCCGGAAGTCCGGGGTCCCGGACGCCTCGGGGCGGCCGATCTACTGA
- a CDS encoding DUF624 domain-containing protein translates to MSRRDDLDEVGAGPLSRGAAVVMWVLVISALTVVVGGVPLVLVPFLTGDASNVWVVALLLVPMGPALAAAMFAWRRFIEERDLAPARHFWRGYRLNALDVLRWWVPVLAALAVIAFSLAHLDTAGVPGGYGIVLVVLSVALLMWAVTALALSSHLSLRTRDVARLSTYYLAAKPLVTLGVLSLVVLAVGIVLFTSDWVLVMLAGPLAFAVVTTTEPVVRDAVARFTADPSADPEPSAAAPSADPDPSP, encoded by the coding sequence ATGTCCCGCCGCGACGACCTGGACGAGGTCGGCGCCGGCCCGCTGTCCCGCGGCGCCGCCGTCGTGATGTGGGTGCTGGTGATCAGCGCCCTGACGGTCGTCGTCGGCGGCGTGCCGCTGGTGCTCGTCCCCTTCCTCACGGGGGACGCCTCCAACGTGTGGGTCGTCGCCCTGCTGCTGGTCCCCATGGGTCCCGCGCTCGCGGCGGCCATGTTCGCGTGGCGCCGGTTCATCGAGGAGCGCGACCTGGCGCCCGCCCGGCACTTCTGGCGGGGCTACCGTCTCAACGCGCTCGACGTGCTGCGGTGGTGGGTGCCGGTGCTCGCGGCGCTGGCCGTGATCGCCTTCTCGCTCGCGCACCTCGACACGGCCGGCGTGCCCGGCGGCTACGGCATCGTGCTCGTGGTGCTGTCCGTGGCGCTGCTCATGTGGGCGGTGACGGCCCTGGCGCTGTCGTCGCACCTGAGCCTGCGCACGCGGGACGTGGCCCGCCTGTCCACGTACTACCTGGCGGCCAAGCCGCTGGTGACGCTCGGGGTGCTGTCCCTCGTGGTGCTGGCCGTGGGCATCGTCCTGTTCACGTCCGACTGGGTGCTGGTGATGCTGGCCGGGCCCCTCGCGTTCGCGGTGGTCACCACCACCGAGCCGGTCGTGCGCGACGCCGTGGCCCGCTTCACCGCCGACCCGTCCGCCGATCCCGAGCCGTCCGCGGCGGCCCCGTCCGCCGATCCCGACCCGTCCCCCTGA
- a CDS encoding GH39 family glycosyl hydrolase: protein MRTVVPAQPTGPLPDAWRACVGTGRMNLALRSDYRDSLAQVQREVGFHHIRGHGVLSDDMGVLRTDEVDGRTHSRYAFTYVDQVHDFFLSVGIRPFLELGFMPSQLASGDQTVFWWKGNVTPPRDHDEWTALVRAFVRHQIHRYGIEEVRRWPIEVWNEPNLTVFWKDADQEAYFRLYEETARAIKDIDADLQVGGPAICGGSDDEWWAPFTDFVTRRDVPIDFVSRHAYASGPVQRIPFGVYQTLVEPQDLLDQFDAPRRYLEGTKLAGLPVHITEFNTSYRPDNPIHDTAYNAAYLAPVLAGGGDVVDSFSYWTFCDVFEEANVPTSFFHGGFGMLTHRQVAKPTYHLYTFMARMGRDVLSRGADHLVCADPDGRVTVLAWQPVGGTDAADTPAEHRVELSLPVRGDAAFVLRERVNEHDGNAFAAWREMGRPTSPTARELDVLRACARPAVEHDLARGADGRVDLDLVLGRHEITFVELTPVSPTHHEGLDDRRLLGASDDRLVAAHERGRA from the coding sequence GTGCGTACCGTCGTCCCCGCCCAGCCCACCGGCCCGCTGCCCGACGCCTGGCGCGCGTGCGTCGGCACCGGCCGCATGAACCTCGCCCTGCGGTCCGACTACCGCGACTCGCTGGCCCAGGTGCAGCGCGAGGTCGGGTTCCACCACATCCGCGGCCACGGCGTGCTGTCGGACGACATGGGTGTGCTGCGGACCGACGAGGTCGACGGCCGCACCCACAGCCGGTACGCCTTCACGTACGTCGACCAGGTGCACGACTTCTTCCTGTCGGTCGGGATCCGGCCGTTCCTCGAGCTGGGCTTCATGCCGTCGCAGCTCGCGTCGGGCGACCAGACGGTGTTCTGGTGGAAGGGCAACGTGACGCCGCCGCGCGACCACGACGAGTGGACCGCGCTGGTGCGGGCGTTCGTGCGCCACCAGATCCACCGGTACGGCATCGAGGAGGTGCGCCGCTGGCCGATCGAGGTGTGGAACGAGCCCAACCTCACCGTGTTCTGGAAGGACGCCGACCAGGAGGCGTACTTCCGCCTCTACGAGGAGACGGCGCGCGCGATCAAGGACATCGACGCGGACCTGCAGGTCGGCGGCCCGGCCATCTGCGGCGGCTCCGACGACGAGTGGTGGGCGCCGTTCACCGACTTCGTGACGCGGCGCGACGTGCCGATCGACTTCGTCAGCCGGCACGCGTACGCCTCGGGGCCCGTGCAGCGGATCCCGTTCGGCGTCTACCAGACGCTCGTGGAGCCGCAGGACCTGCTCGACCAGTTCGACGCGCCGCGCCGGTACCTGGAGGGCACGAAGCTGGCCGGTCTGCCCGTGCACATCACGGAGTTCAACACCTCGTACCGCCCGGACAACCCGATCCACGACACCGCGTACAACGCCGCGTACCTGGCCCCCGTGCTGGCGGGCGGCGGCGACGTCGTCGACTCCTTCTCGTACTGGACGTTCTGCGACGTCTTCGAGGAGGCGAACGTCCCCACGTCGTTCTTCCACGGCGGGTTCGGCATGCTCACCCACCGGCAGGTCGCCAAGCCGACCTACCACCTCTACACGTTCATGGCGCGCATGGGGCGCGACGTGCTGTCGCGCGGTGCGGACCACCTGGTCTGCGCCGACCCCGACGGCCGCGTCACCGTGCTGGCCTGGCAGCCCGTGGGCGGCACCGACGCCGCCGACACGCCCGCCGAGCACCGCGTCGAGCTGTCGCTGCCGGTGCGCGGCGACGCCGCGTTCGTGCTGCGCGAGCGCGTCAACGAGCACGACGGCAACGCGTTCGCCGCGTGGCGCGAGATGGGTCGCCCGACGTCCCCGACGGCCCGCGAGCTGGACGTGCTGCGCGCGTGCGCCCGCCCCGCCGTCGAGCACGACCTGGCCCGTGGCGCGGACGGGCGCGTCGACCTCGACCTCGTCCTGGGACGCCACGAGATCACGTTCGTCGAGCTCACGCCCGTGTCCCCGACGCACCACGAGGGTCTGGACGACCGCCGCCTGCTGGGCGCGTCGGACGACCGCCTGGTCGCCGCGCACGAGCGGGGGCGGGCGTGA
- a CDS encoding beta-galactosidase, producing the protein MSLPAGDHIRYGGDYNPEQWPTEVWDDDYAAFDLAHVTTLTVGVFAWAHTEPAEGVYDFSRLDAIVERAHAQGRDVVLATPSGAMPPWLARAYPDACRVDLEGRRHVYGQRHNHCPSSPDFRRLSVAMADRLAERYGDHPAVVAWHVGNEYGGACYCDLCAAGFREWLRARYGTLERLNGAWNTLFWSHVFGDWDEVVPPSMLSEHWRGPNHTAFQGITLDYRRYMSDRLREGYSDEKAAIRERSALPVTTNLMGFFQPLDYHRWADDLDFVSWDNYPPLPDDPLRTAARMAATHAAMRGLKGGQPFWVMEQTPSTTASRDVNPVKRPGVLGLWTWQSVAHGADATLYFQMRQSKGACEKYHGALIDHSGRTDTRVFREAAELGAGLARTGDALLGARTPARVALLLDWDSWWAVEMTDGYNRHVSYLQTLLQHHRALWSLNAEVDVVPVTADLAPYDVVVAPLLHLLKGDVVERLTAHVEGGGSLVTTFYGGRVDEDDNAYCGVPPLDPLLGTRVEETDSGVPGAANPVTLELDGVATTHDATLVFELLVPDEGTEVVGTYGADFYAGRAAVTRARRGAGSAWHVATGLDDAGLARVLRHVLTGHGLVGPHADDVGVEVARRVAPDGTTSTFVLHHGDAPVTVTAQVAGEDLLTGRVVRVGDDLTLAPAEVLVLRG; encoded by the coding sequence GTGTCCCTCCCTGCCGGTGACCACATCCGCTACGGCGGCGACTACAACCCGGAGCAGTGGCCCACGGAGGTGTGGGACGACGACTACGCGGCGTTCGACCTCGCGCACGTCACGACCCTGACGGTCGGGGTGTTCGCGTGGGCGCACACCGAGCCGGCGGAGGGGGTGTACGACTTCTCGCGGCTCGACGCGATCGTCGAGCGGGCGCACGCGCAGGGCCGTGACGTCGTGCTCGCGACGCCGAGCGGCGCGATGCCGCCGTGGCTCGCCCGCGCGTACCCGGACGCCTGCCGGGTGGATCTCGAGGGGCGCCGGCACGTCTACGGGCAGCGGCACAACCACTGCCCGTCGTCGCCGGACTTCCGGCGGCTGTCCGTGGCGATGGCCGATCGGCTGGCCGAGCGGTACGGGGACCACCCCGCGGTGGTCGCGTGGCACGTCGGCAACGAGTACGGCGGCGCCTGCTACTGCGACCTGTGCGCGGCCGGGTTCCGCGAGTGGCTGCGGGCGCGGTACGGCACGCTGGAGCGGCTCAACGGGGCGTGGAACACGCTGTTCTGGTCCCACGTCTTCGGTGACTGGGACGAGGTCGTGCCGCCGTCGATGCTCTCCGAGCACTGGCGCGGGCCGAACCACACGGCGTTCCAGGGCATCACGCTCGACTACCGGCGCTACATGTCCGACCGCCTGCGCGAGGGGTACTCGGACGAGAAGGCGGCGATCCGGGAGCGCAGCGCCCTGCCCGTCACGACCAACCTCATGGGGTTCTTCCAGCCCCTCGACTACCACCGGTGGGCCGACGACCTCGACTTCGTGTCCTGGGACAACTACCCGCCGCTGCCGGACGACCCGCTGCGGACGGCGGCCCGCATGGCGGCCACCCACGCGGCCATGCGCGGGCTGAAGGGCGGCCAGCCGTTCTGGGTCATGGAGCAGACGCCGTCGACCACGGCGTCGCGGGACGTCAACCCGGTCAAGCGGCCGGGCGTGCTGGGCCTGTGGACGTGGCAGTCGGTCGCGCACGGTGCGGACGCCACCCTGTACTTCCAGATGCGGCAGTCGAAGGGCGCGTGCGAGAAGTACCACGGCGCGCTGATCGACCACTCCGGGCGCACGGACACGCGGGTGTTCCGGGAGGCCGCGGAGCTCGGTGCGGGCCTGGCGCGCACCGGGGACGCCCTGCTGGGCGCCCGCACGCCGGCCCGCGTCGCGCTGCTGCTCGACTGGGACTCGTGGTGGGCGGTCGAGATGACCGACGGGTACAACCGCCACGTCTCCTACCTGCAGACGCTGCTGCAGCACCACCGCGCCCTGTGGTCCCTGAACGCCGAGGTGGACGTGGTCCCGGTGACCGCGGACCTCGCACCGTACGACGTGGTCGTCGCGCCGCTGCTGCACCTGCTCAAGGGCGACGTCGTCGAGCGCCTGACCGCGCACGTCGAGGGCGGCGGCTCGCTGGTGACGACGTTCTACGGCGGCCGCGTCGACGAGGACGACAACGCGTACTGCGGCGTGCCGCCCCTCGACCCGCTGCTCGGCACGCGGGTGGAGGAGACGGACTCGGGCGTGCCGGGTGCGGCGAACCCGGTGACGCTCGAGCTCGACGGGGTCGCGACGACGCACGACGCGACGCTCGTGTTCGAGCTGCTCGTCCCCGACGAGGGCACCGAGGTCGTCGGCACGTACGGCGCCGACTTCTACGCGGGCCGGGCGGCCGTCACGCGCGCCCGGCGGGGCGCCGGCTCCGCGTGGCACGTCGCGACGGGCCTGGACGACGCCGGCCTGGCGCGGGTGCTGCGGCACGTGCTCACCGGGCACGGGCTGGTCGGCCCGCACGCGGACGACGTGGGCGTCGAGGTCGCACGCCGGGTCGCACCCGACGGGACCACGTCCACGTTCGTGCTGCACCACGGCGACGCGCCGGTGACGGTGACCGCGCAGGTGGCGGGGGAGGACCTGCTGACCGGGCGGGTCGTGCGGGTGGGCGACGACCTGACCCTGGCCCCGGCCGAGGTCCTGGTCCTGCGCGGCTGA
- a CDS encoding ABC transporter substrate-binding protein → MRTTKKRPLALAATAATLALALAACSGGTDEETAQTPEVSDLGQVGAMEDYEVGTTFKATEPVSFGLMYRDHPNYPLKDDWDILTKLKENQNVEFEIQTAPLSDWQQAQSIAIGAGNAPDIISVTYPGQESAFVAGGAILPVSDYVEYMPNFLDKVEKWDLQAEIDRMRQEDGKYYVLPGLRESVRPSYTYAVRKDVWEQLGLSLAPETYEDFAADLAKVKAAYPDKYPLSDRWSANGPLEATLNVAAPNFGTAAGWGYGEGVWWDEDAEEFVYTGAMDEYRELLEYFNGLVADGLMDPESLIQEDDQALTKIASGQTFAQLTNDQEILKIRTAMTETGTAGEVAMIRVPGGPAGDIVAGGRLVSGVMLSSSVAEEDDFLAMLQFLDWLFYSDEGLEFAKWGVEGETYTKDADGKRTLMPEIDQNGLNPGAPKFLNVDYGYHNGVWMLEHGSSDELDQSMLRPEVVEFVESMSDKELAPVAPPAPLDELEREQVSLWTTALKDHVWQNTAAFILGQRSFDEWDAYVAELEGKNVQQYLDVVNGAQQRFADANG, encoded by the coding sequence ATGAGGACGACGAAGAAGCGGCCCCTCGCGCTCGCCGCGACCGCCGCGACCCTCGCGCTGGCCCTGGCGGCCTGCTCGGGTGGCACGGACGAGGAGACGGCGCAGACGCCCGAGGTGAGCGACCTCGGGCAGGTCGGTGCCATGGAGGACTACGAGGTCGGCACGACGTTCAAGGCCACCGAGCCGGTGAGCTTCGGGCTGATGTACCGCGACCACCCGAACTACCCGCTCAAGGACGACTGGGACATCCTGACCAAGCTCAAGGAGAACCAGAACGTCGAGTTCGAGATCCAGACCGCCCCGCTGTCGGACTGGCAGCAGGCGCAGTCGATCGCCATCGGCGCCGGCAACGCACCGGACATCATCTCGGTGACGTACCCCGGCCAGGAGTCGGCGTTCGTCGCGGGCGGGGCGATCCTGCCGGTCAGCGACTACGTCGAGTACATGCCGAACTTCCTCGACAAGGTCGAGAAGTGGGACCTGCAGGCCGAGATCGACCGCATGCGCCAGGAGGACGGCAAGTACTACGTGCTGCCCGGTCTGCGTGAGTCGGTCCGGCCGTCCTACACCTACGCGGTCCGCAAGGACGTGTGGGAGCAGCTCGGCCTCAGCCTGGCGCCGGAGACCTACGAGGACTTCGCCGCCGACCTGGCCAAGGTCAAGGCCGCCTACCCCGACAAGTACCCGCTGTCCGACCGCTGGTCGGCCAACGGCCCGCTCGAGGCGACCCTCAACGTCGCCGCCCCGAACTTCGGCACCGCTGCGGGCTGGGGCTACGGCGAGGGCGTGTGGTGGGACGAGGACGCCGAGGAGTTCGTCTACACCGGCGCCATGGACGAGTACCGCGAGCTGCTCGAGTACTTCAACGGCCTCGTCGCGGACGGCCTCATGGACCCCGAGAGCCTGATCCAGGAGGACGACCAGGCCCTCACCAAGATCGCGTCGGGCCAGACGTTCGCGCAGCTGACGAACGACCAGGAGATCCTGAAGATCCGCACCGCGATGACCGAGACCGGCACCGCCGGTGAGGTCGCGATGATCCGGGTCCCGGGCGGTCCGGCCGGTGACATCGTCGCGGGCGGGCGCCTCGTCAGCGGCGTCATGCTCTCGTCGTCGGTGGCCGAGGAGGACGACTTCCTCGCGATGCTCCAGTTCCTCGACTGGCTGTTCTACTCCGACGAGGGCCTCGAGTTCGCCAAGTGGGGCGTCGAGGGCGAGACCTACACCAAGGACGCCGACGGCAAGCGCACCCTCATGCCGGAGATCGACCAGAACGGTCTGAACCCCGGTGCGCCGAAGTTCCTCAACGTCGACTACGGCTACCACAACGGTGTGTGGATGCTCGAGCACGGCTCCTCCGACGAGCTCGACCAGTCGATGCTGCGGCCCGAGGTCGTGGAGTTCGTCGAGTCGATGTCCGACAAGGAGCTCGCGCCGGTGGCGCCGCCGGCCCCGCTCGACGAGCTCGAGCGCGAGCAGGTGTCGCTGTGGACGACGGCCCTCAAGGACCACGTCTGGCAGAACACCGCCGCCTTCATCCTCGGCCAGCGCTCGTTCGACGAGTGGGACGCGTACGTCGCCGAGCTCGAGGGCAAGAACGTCCAGCAGTACCTGGACGTCGTGAACGGCGCGCAGCAGCGCTTCGCCGACGCGAACGGCTGA
- a CDS encoding type III secretion system chaperone family protein translates to MALLGDDTSGPTPALAPLERERVTAVLDARGLEYGIDEDGDVGGYFDGHLFYFFLLGPGDMSLQVRGRWSREVPAARLADVTALVNEWNSTHLWPKGYVRTEDDVLGVYGEHTVDYAHGVADVQVDQHLACGIATTLQLFAQLDEAFPAEAAAARAALQQQQG, encoded by the coding sequence ATGGCTCTCCTCGGTGACGACACGTCCGGTCCGACGCCCGCCCTGGCCCCCCTCGAGCGGGAGCGCGTCACCGCGGTCCTGGACGCGCGTGGTCTGGAGTACGGCATCGACGAGGACGGTGACGTCGGCGGGTACTTCGACGGGCACCTCTTCTACTTCTTCCTGCTGGGCCCCGGCGACATGTCGCTGCAGGTGCGCGGTCGCTGGAGCCGCGAGGTGCCCGCCGCGCGCCTCGCGGACGTGACCGCGCTGGTCAACGAGTGGAACTCGACCCACCTGTGGCCCAAGGGGTACGTGCGGACCGAGGACGACGTCCTCGGTGTCTACGGCGAGCACACGGTGGACTACGCCCACGGGGTCGCGGACGTCCAGGTCGACCAGCACCTCGCGTGCGGCATCGCCACGACGCTGCAGCTGTTCGCCCAGCTCGACGAGGCGTTCCCGGCCGAGGCGGCCGCGGCGCGGGCGGCGCTGCAGCAGCAGCAGGGCTGA